The following DNA comes from Rosa rugosa chromosome 5, drRosRugo1.1, whole genome shotgun sequence.
TTAGCGAATTGATTATGAGTTACACTAACCTATGCAGTTTTGTAACGAATCCAAATGTCATTAAGGGGTGAATACCGAAGTCCGTAGTCCTGTACAGTTTCCAAACACAATGTCTGACCTTTGCACAATCGAAATCGGGACTAAAACCTAAGAACTGGTTATGCCAAGTGCCGAGCTCCCCACGACACTCTCACACTCGTATGAAGGATCCCAAACAGTCTCCCGCAAAAGGTTAACTGGAAGCCTTCGTCAAAATAAATTTGACCGAGGCTCGAGCAACGACAATTCAAAATAAACTTCTCCGCAGTATGATTCCGTTTGAAATCTTCGTCAAAATGTATTTCAATGGTCAATTTGTAGTTGTTGGCGCCAAGGCATTCCAATGAGCTTTCTGAAATGGCCGGGAAGAGAAGGAACGTACAAGATTTTTTTGAGCAAACAAATCACGAAATTAATGTGGCCGACTAACGAGCCACTCATGATCTTGATCAAAGGTACTGCTGGGTTTGATCGTGAGATTCAATGGGGAGACTCCCAAATCTTCATTTGCGTAGAGCGGGTTCAGTAACACTTTTGGTTTCGTGTTTACTATATTTAGTAAACTGTTTTTGGTGTTTAAGAAAATCAAGCATAGATACAAATAATGGAGATGTATAGTTCGCTGAAAATCAAGCATATTCAATGGGAAATATGGTAAGAATTTGATTCACACATGCATAATTCACTGGACAACAAGCATAGTTACAAATAATGGAGATGTATGACCTGTACCGTAGAGGGTAATCAGGAGTCCATTAACGAGAGAGCTTAAAATACATAACAAATAGGATTGCAACAACAAGAGCTCCAATGACTGAGCCGACGATCCATTTATGCTTGGTCATCCTCCGTGACATGGAAGTCAAGACTTTTTTACTTTTGTCGATGGCATCATCTACCCCGTGAAgctgcaaaagaaaaaaacaataatGAATTCACTAGTATTGCAGCCACTTTGTCCATATATATGTTGGGTTTCTGGCTCCTTGTGAAGGAAGCTAAGGATTGAATCTGGCATTGGATATGTGAATGAATGGTACTAAAACAATTCAAGTCCAAGTGACAATCAAACTCTAGCACAAAGATGATCAAATAGCTAACATACTTTCTTATGGGAATGTAGGAGAGTTTCACGCTGTTGATGCAAATCTTGGAGAATGGAGACACCAAGCTCTTCGGTCTCCATTATGGTTCTTCTGCTCTCAGTAATTCTGTCACTTGACTGATTTAATCTCTCAACTGACAttgccactctctctctttgatcagAAGAAACCTGTTTTGTTGTACAGAAATCACCGACAAAGTTTATTTCATTataacaaagataaacaaaacgAAGGACATAAGATAAAGATTACAACACATAAACATGGACACTTATCATAAAGCATACATGATCATAGAACACAAGAAGAATCATGAATTCTAAACTTGGTTGCCAATTTGATCACAGCTTAAGTTTTATGCACAGCAACTATTGTGATACTCTCTCAATGGGGCAAGAACTGTATGTATATATGCAGGGACCAAGGCTTTTATAAACAGAAAGTCCCTCCTACAAAGCAGACTGAGTAAAATTCTAATTGAACCTCGATTACAAAGTTCATTTCCTTTTAGGCTTACTTAATACACAAGTTATTAGGTCTCTTTAACCACAAACATCTCATATACTTTCAAGGTGACGAGATTAAGGAGTCTCAATGTAATTCTAATTGGGGAATTCAAACTTGCATCACATCATGTCAAACAGAAATGCACACAACTCCTTCAATCAAATAGTACTAGAGAAAATTCACACTGGTAATGTAGTGATCCAGAGGTCCTGACATACCGCGTGCATATCCGCCATCCCAGACTCCAAAAGCTCATCACGAGCTATCTCATTAGCATTAGGTGATGTGATTCTTTTGATCTCCCTCTTCAACTTATTGAGATCAGATTTGTACTCCCTCAACTTTGCAAGCAGCACCGCCTTTGCCCCCGGCTGCAAGCTTCTTGCTTCCAGGTCCATTTTCCGAATCTGAAAACAATCAAATCAACATCACCTCATTCACAAACAAGCACATTTTgcaatcaaaaccaaaagaagcgAAATTTAGAAGTCGTATTACCAAACCATCAGCATCATCCAATCCAGCTCTAATCTCAGAAAACCTCTGCTGCTTCTGCCCTGCAATAACCACAAAAACCCTAATTGACATTAAATCCCCAAAATTCCTTCAGCTACAATCTCCCATCTTACTAATCACAGCAGTGAATAACAGCAATTAAGAACACGACAAGCTGAAAAATTGAAGACGATCAGTGGACTCAGTAACTGAAAATTACCTTGGTCAGGAAGAAGAGCGGCGGCGTTACATTTCCGGGAGAGGTTGGCGGAGAGCTCACAGTACTGACGTTCGTAGCCTTCGAAGACCTCACTCATCTCTGTGGCtcagaaatcgatgcaatcggAGTCGGAGTGAGGGATCGGTTGTTGGTGTTGGAGCTCGGAGGACGCAGATTGGAGAACAAAAGTCTTCTGCTTTTCTCTTCGTTTGACGGTGAAACGACGTGAGGTAGATTTCAAGTTAGTAACCCAGAGGTCCTTTTGGTCCTAGACAAAAATTCGGCATATCCTTGCTAAACCGGTGCGTTTTGGATAGTTGACTGCACTCTTCTTTTCGTTTTCTTGCTCGGGAAGATTGAACATTTGTGAATTCTAGGCTATACATGTCCAAAGTTGAGGATTTCATACAAAGGAGGATTTGAATCCTAGTCTTTCTTTTCGTATAGGTAGGTTTATCTCATTCATGTATTTCGTTACAGCATCTCTAACACATATTGATTAACGATTCTCAATTAAAAGAATGAATAACGATACCTCCTAGGCTCCTACAAAATCCAAATTGAAGATGTTTACTTAGATGTTGTCTACCTATACTGTTTTAATTACTCAGTTCAACTCactgataaataaataaataagagacTTATGCAATAGAATTCATTGCGAGCATTTTGATGCTTAATTTGCTTATACAATCATATTGCAGCTAATCAGGTCAAATATGTGTTTTTGCATATCTTCCATTTCTTCGCCAACATGATCCTAAATCTGATCCTCTATAATTCCTTCTACTGCATTGCCTatgatgtttttcttttctaatgtaAGAGGTGTAAGGGCAATATTTAAACCCAAGGTAAATCTTGACAAGATAAATATGAAGCTGCCCCGTTGTGGCACTACTTCAAAACTTCAACCTCACAATCCTGCAAGTCTGTAATTACTTTTTGCTAGTGATTAAGAAACAAAAGTAGAGGAGGGGATTTAACAAACCACAATACACGGTCAGATCTCTGAAAATTAACTTCCAATCTAAAATCCAAACAACCTGAGTACATGTTCCatgtaaaaagaaaatatccaAATGGTAGAACCTACCAAGATCACAGTACAATTTAGGCTAAAAATCATGAAAGGATTACTACTGGCATGCTATGCATTCCAGTGGAGTTATGACAGAGTTGATCCAAAATAGAATCAAAAGAAACAGGTGGCAGGTAAGGAAACTGCCTTGCTCCTCTTTCAAGCTCATGCCATTATCTTGGCAGACCTCACATAGAGGCTATCAACAACCTTACCCATGTTGGATATGGTTTCTAGCGTAGCAGGGTATATGGCGTCGGTCTTGAGATCCTCAAAAATGATGAGGCAGCCAGCACCCTGATCCAAAGTTCCTGCAAATTTCTTATCCAGAATCATTTGAGACAGCTTCTTCTCCACGTGGTCAACAGGGAGTTCAATCAGTTCTGCAATATGAGCTATTTCCACCCTTGAGAAAGGTTCAATCAACCTGCAGAGATTCTGTTCTAACAGAGTGTCATACAGGGAAGACAGGTGCCTGTGGACAATAGGGTCATCCTCTAGCTGCGCCTTATAATCCCGCAAAGCAGTCTCAAAAAGCTTTAAAGAGCGCTTCGAGTGAGCATCAGCCACTGCCTTCATGGCATCAAGCTCAGGCCCAACATACTGCAAGCCTGCTTTGGATGATATAATTCCTGCCACATCATCAGCCTGGCTCACCATAATTTTGCACAACAACATATACTTGAGGCTAAAGACAGCCCGAGGATCCTCAAGAGCATTGAAGGCTTCAAATGCTTCAAAGAAATAACTGTAAGCAGTTTTGTAGTCTTTTTCTTCTGCATGAAGGATGCCACTCTGCAAATCAATAGTTCCCTGTTGAGCTGGAGGCACATAGATAGAATTGGCTGCTGTTCTAGCTGCAGTCAGTGAAGCCTTAGCTTTAGGGAGATTTCTCAAAGAAAAGTGAAGCTTACTCTCCAACAGATCTATGTCCACAAGGAGAAGCTTGTCATCTAGCCTTCTCACTTCTTTGATCAAGGTAGAGAGGAGAGTTAGTGCTTCTGAGTACTCCTTGCTTTCCAACAAAAGAGCTGCAAGCCTGGCCTCCACTCGCTGCCGAAGGAAAGTTCGCTTCTCAGCACGAGTCCACTGCACCATGTCTTTGCAAAGGGAAATCTGAAGTTCAGATGTGCCGGGTATTTTAGCTACTGTATCTATTATGCCACGAACAATCTTTGCAGTTTTTGCCTTTGGAATCAAGCTAAAGAAAGGCCTCAACTGGGTAAGAAGGTTACGAAGATCTTCTCCCCGATTCTCTTGTCTAAGAAGATCTGACAGATTGGTGATGGCCTGTTC
Coding sequences within:
- the LOC133710155 gene encoding 26S proteasome non-ATPase regulatory subunit 11 homolog, encoding MSTSYLPATTDSIALALEAKAPSEAIAILYRILENQSTSSEALRIKEQAITNLSDLLRQENRGEDLRNLLTQLRPFFSLIPKAKTAKIVRGIIDTVAKIPGTSELQISLCKDMVQWTRAEKRTFLRQRVEARLAALLLESKEYSEALTLLSTLIKEVRRLDDKLLLVDIDLLESKLHFSLRNLPKAKASLTAARTAANSIYVPPAQQGTIDLQSGILHAEEKDYKTAYSYFFEAFEAFNALEDPRAVFSLKYMLLCKIMVSQADDVAGIISSKAGLQYVGPELDAMKAVADAHSKRSLKLFETALRDYKAQLEDDPIVHRHLSSLYDTLLEQNLCRLIEPFSRVEIAHIAELIELPVDHVEKKLSQMILDKKFAGTLDQGAGCLIIFEDLKTDAIYPATLETISNMGKVVDSLYVRSAKIMA
- the LOC133709765 gene encoding vesicle transport v-SNARE 12, with the protein product MSEVFEGYERQYCELSANLSRKCNAAALLPDQGQKQQRFSEIRAGLDDADGLIRKMDLEARSLQPGAKAVLLAKLREYKSDLNKLKREIKRITSPNANEIARDELLESGMADMHAVSSDQRERVAMSVERLNQSSDRITESRRTIMETEELGVSILQDLHQQRETLLHSHKKLHGVDDAIDKSKKVLTSMSRRMTKHKWIVGSVIGALVVAILFVMYFKLSR